In Syntrophomonas wolfei subsp. wolfei str. Goettingen G311, a single window of DNA contains:
- a CDS encoding L-threonylcarbamoyladenylate synthase: MRLETQYWQVNPACPEKEIIMQAASLIKAQELVAFPTETVYGLGAAAFQSQAVEKIFLAKGRAETNPLLLHLSCMEQVESVAKEIPPAAIMLMERFWPGPLSIILPARETVPAIVRGGKTTVGLRMPAHPVALALIDQAGPLAAPSANLSGRPSPVTAEHVKADLDGKIAAILDAGPTGLGLESTIIDLSNPGYRILRQGGITVEELEKAMGMSITVNNPEQEHFPHYQIESKLLLCQSWEEMDDYLSNIEQLEKKLVLVHTYIDKNDTRWEKLIDKYPQYQSYDLDLNTATNRLYSLLREAEEREIELLLFTPLHKKLGGIARVMLDRIYQAARNSP, translated from the coding sequence ATTAGACTGGAAACGCAGTATTGGCAAGTTAATCCTGCCTGTCCGGAAAAGGAAATAATTATGCAGGCGGCCAGTTTAATTAAGGCTCAGGAATTGGTAGCTTTTCCGACCGAGACAGTTTATGGTCTGGGGGCCGCTGCTTTTCAAAGCCAGGCAGTGGAAAAAATATTTTTGGCCAAAGGGAGAGCTGAAACTAATCCTCTCTTACTTCACTTGAGTTGTATGGAACAGGTGGAAAGTGTGGCTAAAGAGATTCCTCCTGCAGCCATAATGCTCATGGAACGTTTTTGGCCTGGTCCTTTGTCTATTATTCTGCCGGCCCGGGAAACGGTACCAGCCATAGTGCGGGGTGGAAAAACTACCGTAGGTTTGCGTATGCCGGCTCACCCCGTAGCTTTGGCTTTGATTGATCAGGCAGGGCCTTTGGCCGCCCCCAGTGCCAATCTATCTGGCCGCCCTAGTCCAGTAACGGCAGAACATGTGAAAGCTGATCTGGATGGTAAGATAGCGGCAATTTTGGATGCGGGGCCAACTGGTTTGGGATTGGAATCCACTATTATAGATCTCAGTAATCCAGGATACCGGATACTGCGCCAGGGAGGTATCACTGTAGAGGAATTGGAGAAAGCTATGGGGATGTCTATTACTGTGAATAACCCGGAGCAGGAACACTTTCCTCATTACCAGATAGAATCTAAATTGTTGCTCTGCCAAAGCTGGGAAGAGATGGATGATTACTTGAGCAATATAGAGCAATTGGAGAAAAAGTTGGTTCTAGTTCACACTTATATTGACAAAAATGATACCCGTTGGGAAAAGCTAATAGATAAATATCCCCAGTATCAATCATATGACCTGGACTTAAATACTGCTACTAACCGGCTTTATTCTCTCTTGCGGGAAGCCGAGGAGAGAGAAATAGAATTGTTGCTTTTCACTCCCCTTCACAAGAAGCTGGGCGGGATAGCCCGGGTCATGCTTGACCGTATATACCAGGCAGCCAGGAATTCGCCGTAA
- the atpF gene encoding F0F1 ATP synthase subunit B, which yields MILGFATFCMASGGGNVPVPQPDGKTPAFGNLYAIGWSAVNFLVLLALMYKFAYGPINNMLEQRTNAIEGSLKHAEEVKLEVEQMRKETASNLAESRKEAQEIVARATKAAEESKNEIIAKAKEESTLIKNKAAAEIQAATEQAKLELKDSAVSLAILAAEKVLSRAINDDDHKNLVKQFVNEAGDLLC from the coding sequence ATGATATTGGGATTTGCCACCTTCTGCATGGCATCAGGCGGAGGTAATGTGCCTGTCCCGCAACCGGACGGCAAGACGCCTGCATTCGGGAACCTTTATGCAATCGGTTGGTCGGCAGTTAACTTCCTGGTTCTGCTGGCTCTTATGTACAAGTTCGCTTATGGTCCTATCAATAATATGCTGGAACAGCGGACAAATGCCATTGAAGGCTCTTTGAAGCATGCAGAAGAAGTCAAACTAGAAGTAGAACAAATGAGAAAAGAAACCGCCAGCAACCTGGCAGAATCCCGTAAAGAGGCTCAAGAAATTGTTGCTCGTGCGACCAAAGCGGCAGAAGAGTCCAAAAACGAAATCATAGCCAAGGCCAAAGAAGAGTCCACATTAATCAAAAACAAAGCAGCGGCTGAGATTCAGGCTGCCACCGAGCAGGCCAAGCTGGAACTCAAAGATTCAGCCGTTTCCCTGGCTATTTTGGCTGCGGAAAAGGTATTGAGCCGGGCTATTAATGATGATGATCACAAAAACCTGGTTAAACAATTTGTTAACGAGGCGGGCGATCTATTATGTTAA
- a CDS encoding manganese efflux pump MntP family protein, producing MIEILITIILLAIVLGMDALSLAMGMGLRGVAKDYEKKFVLTVGILHVLMPLLGLNLGLVAGRFLGVWATRLGALVLVYLGWQMLSKGYAEIQPQRYNFAEAKTILAGKQQSTLDSWTSILLLGLSVSIDALTVGFTLGTLKMPILITVLIMGLIAASMSWVGFAGGRVLGRLTGSYAQILGGVVLLALAIKFVV from the coding sequence ATGATTGAAATATTGATTACGATTATATTATTAGCAATTGTTCTGGGGATGGATGCTCTTTCCCTGGCTATGGGAATGGGATTGCGCGGAGTAGCGAAAGACTATGAAAAGAAATTTGTTTTAACGGTGGGGATTCTTCATGTGTTAATGCCCCTTTTGGGTTTAAACCTGGGGCTGGTGGCAGGAAGGTTTTTGGGAGTGTGGGCTACCCGACTGGGAGCTCTGGTTCTGGTCTACTTGGGTTGGCAAATGCTAAGCAAAGGTTACGCCGAGATTCAACCTCAAAGATATAATTTTGCCGAGGCTAAAACGATTTTGGCCGGGAAGCAGCAAAGTACTCTCGATAGCTGGACTAGTATCTTGCTTTTGGGATTATCTGTAAGCATTGACGCCTTGACAGTTGGCTTTACTTTGGGTACTTTAAAAATGCCTATTCTTATTACGGTGTTAATAATGGGATTAATTGCAGCTAGTATGAGCTGGGTTGGATTTGCCGGGGGAAGAGTGCTGGGTCGCTTAACCGGCAGCTATGCCCAAATTTTGGGCGGAGTAGTTTTACTGGCCCTGGCAATAAAGTTTGTGGTTTGA
- the atpG gene encoding ATP synthase F1 subunit gamma, producing MAGAGVREFKRRIRSVQNTQQITKAMKMVAAAKLRRAQEAAESSRPYNETLKGTLARLAAVSFDVRHPLLVKREEVRKVGYIVVTADRGLCGGYNTNIIRAANHAIAEDERKVETGIIAVGRKSRDFYRKRGGFDAEFINLGDNISYADAREIAQYVTNAYENEEVDEVYLVYARFVNVLRQVPTVTKLLPIETPTQEADSSDIKETRQVDYIYEPSAEDILLALLPRYVGSQIYNAMLEGKASEQGARMTAMGNATENAKEIISNLTLEMNKVRQAAITDEILDIVGGAEALNKGGK from the coding sequence ATGGCAGGAGCAGGTGTAAGAGAATTTAAGCGCAGAATAAGAAGTGTTCAAAATACCCAGCAGATTACCAAAGCCATGAAGATGGTGGCGGCGGCCAAGTTGCGGCGTGCACAGGAAGCAGCCGAGTCGTCCCGCCCTTATAACGAAACTTTGAAGGGAACTCTGGCCCGGTTGGCGGCGGTATCTTTTGATGTTCGGCATCCGCTGCTGGTAAAAAGAGAAGAAGTACGAAAAGTTGGCTATATAGTAGTAACCGCAGATCGCGGCCTCTGTGGTGGTTATAATACCAATATTATCCGGGCCGCCAACCATGCCATTGCTGAGGATGAGAGAAAAGTTGAAACCGGTATTATTGCCGTAGGCAGGAAGTCCCGCGATTTTTACCGCAAACGGGGCGGTTTTGACGCCGAGTTTATAAACCTGGGTGATAATATCAGTTATGCTGATGCCCGTGAAATAGCACAATATGTTACCAATGCTTATGAGAATGAGGAAGTAGACGAAGTGTACCTCGTCTATGCCCGATTTGTTAATGTATTACGCCAGGTACCAACTGTGACCAAGCTTTTACCCATAGAAACCCCTACCCAGGAAGCGGACAGCAGTGATATCAAAGAAACACGGCAAGTGGACTACATTTACGAGCCCAGTGCTGAGGATATTTTGCTGGCATTGCTACCCAGGTATGTGGGAAGCCAGATATACAACGCTATGCTGGAAGGTAAAGCCAGCGAGCAGGGAGCAAGAATGACAGCTATGGGTAATGCTACCGAGAATGCCAAAGAAATAATTAGCAACCTTACTCTGGAAATGAACAAGGTAAGACAGGCGGCCATCACTGATGAAATCCTCGACATTGTTGGTGGTGCCGAAGCCCTCAATAAAGGAGGAAAGTAG
- the atpA gene encoding F0F1 ATP synthase subunit alpha, which produces MSIRPEEISAILKEQIERYQSEVEVSNVGSVIYVGDGIARVYGLQGAMAGELLEFTGGTFGMVLNLEEDNVGAVLLGEYNHIKEGDVVKATGRIMEVPAGSAMLGRVVNALGQPIDGKGPINTTAFRPLEKVAHGVVTRQPVTTPMQTGLKAIDSMVPIGRGQRELIIGDRQIGKTAIALDSIINQREKKDLICIYVAVGQKQASIAGIAAKFEEMGAMDYTIIVAATASEPAPLLYMAPYAGVAMAEEFMEAEGKDVLIIYDDLSKHAVAYREMSLLLRRPPGREAYPGDVFYLHSRLLERACRLNPDHGGGSITALPIIETQAGDVSAYIPTNVISITDGQIYLEADMFNAGQRPAVNAGLSVSRVGGSAQTKAMKSVAGQLRLDLAQYRELAAFAQFGSDLDKATLARLTRGERVTEILKQGQYQPMPVQEQVVSIYSGVNGYLDDIPRDKVGEFEVDFLKFMRSANADVLNAIKDTGKIDDATEQKLIKAINEFKSTFAV; this is translated from the coding sequence ATGAGTATTAGACCGGAAGAGATTAGCGCTATATTAAAAGAACAAATAGAGCGCTACCAATCCGAGGTCGAGGTCAGCAATGTTGGCTCAGTCATATATGTTGGTGACGGTATTGCCCGCGTATACGGACTGCAAGGGGCCATGGCTGGTGAATTGCTGGAGTTCACTGGAGGAACCTTCGGAATGGTTCTAAACCTGGAAGAAGATAACGTTGGTGCGGTTCTCTTGGGAGAATATAATCATATTAAAGAAGGCGATGTTGTAAAAGCTACCGGAAGAATCATGGAAGTGCCGGCTGGGTCTGCCATGTTGGGCCGGGTAGTAAATGCTCTGGGACAACCTATAGATGGAAAAGGACCCATCAACACCACCGCTTTTCGCCCGTTGGAAAAAGTGGCTCATGGTGTTGTTACCCGTCAACCGGTTACTACACCGATGCAGACTGGACTCAAGGCTATTGATTCCATGGTTCCCATCGGCAGAGGTCAGCGTGAACTCATCATAGGTGACCGTCAGATCGGGAAAACCGCCATTGCTCTTGATAGTATAATTAACCAGAGAGAAAAGAAAGACCTTATTTGTATTTATGTAGCCGTCGGCCAAAAGCAAGCATCTATAGCCGGCATTGCCGCCAAGTTTGAAGAAATGGGTGCGATGGATTACACTATTATTGTTGCTGCTACCGCGTCTGAACCGGCTCCTCTGCTTTATATGGCTCCCTATGCCGGGGTTGCCATGGCGGAAGAATTTATGGAAGCTGAAGGCAAAGACGTTCTCATTATTTACGATGACCTTTCCAAGCATGCCGTAGCGTACCGTGAGATGTCCCTGCTGCTCCGCCGACCGCCTGGCCGCGAAGCATATCCGGGCGACGTTTTCTATCTGCACTCCCGCTTGTTGGAGAGAGCATGCCGTTTGAACCCTGACCACGGTGGAGGGTCCATAACGGCTCTGCCTATAATTGAAACCCAGGCTGGTGACGTATCCGCCTATATTCCGACCAACGTTATATCCATTACTGATGGTCAGATTTACCTGGAAGCTGACATGTTCAACGCCGGCCAACGCCCTGCGGTTAATGCTGGATTGTCTGTCAGTCGAGTTGGTGGATCCGCTCAGACCAAAGCCATGAAATCAGTTGCTGGTCAGTTGCGACTGGACCTGGCTCAGTATCGTGAACTGGCGGCTTTTGCCCAGTTCGGCTCCGACCTGGATAAAGCCACTCTGGCCCGCCTGACCCGTGGTGAAAGAGTAACCGAGATACTGAAGCAAGGACAATATCAACCTATGCCGGTGCAGGAACAGGTTGTATCCATTTATTCTGGAGTTAATGGTTATTTAGACGATATTCCCAGAGATAAAGTGGGTGAATTTGAGGTGGATTTCCTCAAATTTATGCGCAGTGCCAATGCTGATGTATTGAACGCTATCAAGGACACAGGAAAAATAGATGACGCAACAGAGCAAAAACTTATCAAGGCGATTAATGAATTTAAATCCACTTTTGCGGTTTAG
- a CDS encoding F0F1 ATP synthase subunit delta, which produces MLNKSVARRYAEAFFSIARETGKVDELQQELEKLVSIIETTENLPEYFAHLLIPAKAKKEVANKLFGGQVSQLTLNFLNMIIDKRRETYIGLISEEYRDMADELRNITKAELTAAAPVSEADMKNLEQNLSAKTGKTVQLSLKVDPGLIGGLKIRIGDQIVDATVAKKLEMLKEQLKQAKIS; this is translated from the coding sequence ATGTTAAACAAGAGCGTCGCCAGGCGCTATGCTGAAGCATTTTTTAGCATTGCTCGGGAAACGGGAAAAGTAGATGAACTTCAGCAGGAGCTGGAAAAGTTGGTTAGTATCATTGAAACCACCGAAAATTTACCAGAATACTTTGCCCATCTTTTAATACCGGCCAAAGCCAAAAAGGAAGTGGCCAATAAGCTCTTTGGAGGACAGGTTTCCCAGCTAACTTTGAACTTCTTAAATATGATTATCGATAAACGCCGGGAGACTTATATCGGGTTAATCAGCGAGGAATACCGGGACATGGCTGATGAACTGAGAAATATTACCAAGGCTGAGCTGACTGCAGCTGCTCCAGTTTCAGAAGCGGACATGAAGAATCTGGAACAGAATCTCTCAGCTAAAACCGGGAAGACGGTTCAACTTAGTTTGAAGGTTGACCCCGGACTGATAGGTGGCTTGAAAATACGAATAGGTGACCAGATCGTGGATGCCACCGTTGCCAAGAAACTCGAAATGTTAAAAGAACAACTTAAACAAGCAAAGATAAGTTAA
- the atpD gene encoding F0F1 ATP synthase subunit beta produces the protein MANVTYGEVTQVIGAVVDIRFKPGELPDLMNAITIRSSEQDAGFTAVAEIDVMLEAMQLLGNDVVRCVALQPTDGISRGMKAVNTGAAIKIPVGEGCLGRILNVLGQPVDEAGPVNASDYWEIHRKPPALVEQLPATQQLETGIKVADLICPYAKGGKIGLFGGAGVGKTVIIQELIRNIAYEHGGYSVFTGVGERTREGNDLWGEMTESGVIDKCALIFGQMNEPPGARLRVGLTGMTVAEYFRDFSGLDVLIFIDNIFRFAQAGNEVSALLGRMPSAVGYQPTLATDMGYLQERITSTRKGSITSAQAVYVPADDLTDPAPATTFAHLDATTVLSRAISELGIYPAVDPLDSTSRILDPQVVGDKHYDTARGVQKILQRYKELQDIIAILGMDELSDEDKLIVARARKIQRFLSQPFHVAEQFTGSPGIYVPTSETVESFSQVLAGKHDNLSEDSFYMVGNIDTAVAKAKRLEA, from the coding sequence ATGGCGAATGTAACATATGGAGAGGTAACCCAGGTTATCGGCGCGGTTGTTGATATACGCTTCAAACCTGGAGAATTACCGGACCTGATGAACGCAATTACAATTAGATCAAGCGAGCAGGACGCCGGCTTTACAGCCGTTGCCGAAATCGATGTTATGCTTGAAGCTATGCAGTTGCTGGGTAATGACGTAGTTCGCTGCGTTGCCCTGCAGCCTACTGATGGAATTAGCCGAGGCATGAAAGCCGTTAATACCGGTGCAGCCATTAAGATACCCGTTGGCGAAGGATGCCTGGGCAGAATACTAAATGTTTTGGGTCAGCCAGTTGATGAAGCGGGACCAGTAAATGCCTCTGACTACTGGGAAATCCACCGTAAGCCCCCCGCACTAGTTGAGCAGTTGCCCGCTACGCAACAGCTGGAAACTGGAATCAAGGTTGCCGACCTGATTTGCCCCTACGCCAAAGGTGGTAAGATAGGACTATTTGGTGGAGCTGGCGTGGGCAAGACTGTTATTATTCAGGAACTTATAAGAAACATCGCCTACGAGCATGGTGGATATTCAGTGTTTACCGGCGTGGGTGAGCGTACCCGTGAAGGAAATGACCTCTGGGGTGAAATGACCGAGTCCGGCGTTATTGATAAGTGCGCCTTGATATTCGGACAGATGAACGAGCCTCCTGGAGCTCGTCTGCGTGTTGGTCTGACGGGAATGACCGTAGCGGAATATTTCCGTGACTTCTCCGGTTTGGACGTTTTGATTTTTATTGATAACATCTTCCGTTTTGCTCAGGCTGGTAACGAAGTGTCGGCTCTGCTGGGACGTATGCCTTCTGCTGTTGGTTACCAACCAACCCTGGCCACAGACATGGGTTATTTGCAGGAACGTATAACCTCCACCCGGAAGGGGTCCATCACTTCCGCCCAGGCGGTTTATGTTCCCGCTGACGACTTGACTGACCCGGCTCCGGCCACGACCTTTGCTCACCTGGATGCGACTACGGTTCTTTCCCGTGCTATATCCGAGCTGGGCATTTATCCGGCGGTTGACCCCCTGGACTCCACCTCGCGTATACTGGATCCCCAGGTGGTCGGTGATAAACACTACGATACCGCTCGCGGAGTTCAGAAGATACTGCAACGCTATAAGGAACTGCAGGATATTATCGCCATTCTGGGTATGGATGAATTAAGCGATGAGGATAAGCTGATAGTAGCCAGAGCCCGTAAGATTCAAAGGTTCCTATCTCAGCCCTTCCACGTAGCGGAACAGTTTACTGGTTCACCGGGAATCTATGTACCCACCAGCGAGACGGTAGAATCCTTTAGTCAAGTTTTGGCAGGTAAACATGACAATCTAAGTGAGGATTCTTTCTATATGGTTGGTAATATTGACACCGCAGTTGCCAAAGCTAAGAGACTGGAGGCGTAG
- a CDS encoding MazG-like family protein — protein sequence METKTLSLPRLNQLNPTLESTALKLMEEAGELAQVIGKYRGMSGEKVEVNGDLVVKQIARELLDVAQTAVTMMFVMEEQFDLNIEDLLKDHWGKLERKGYLSR from the coding sequence ATGGAGACAAAGACCCTGTCCTTACCCAGGCTTAACCAACTTAACCCCACTTTGGAATCAACCGCCTTGAAACTTATGGAAGAGGCCGGCGAACTGGCACAGGTAATAGGTAAATACCGGGGAATGAGCGGTGAAAAAGTAGAAGTTAACGGAGATCTAGTGGTAAAACAGATTGCGCGGGAACTCTTGGATGTGGCTCAGACAGCAGTTACCATGATGTTTGTGATGGAAGAACAATTTGATCTTAACATTGAAGATCTCTTAAAGGATCATTGGGGGAAGCTGGAACGCAAAGGATATTTATCCCGGTGA
- the atpE gene encoding ATP synthase F0 subunit C, which produces MGVALGAGLAVSIAGIGGGIGMGIAGGKAFEAIARQPEVGGDVRTLLFITLAFIETLTIYGLLIAFMLVGKA; this is translated from the coding sequence ATGGGCGTAGCATTAGGTGCTGGTCTAGCTGTATCAATCGCCGGTATCGGTGGTGGTATAGGAATGGGCATTGCTGGAGGTAAAGCTTTTGAAGCTATTGCCAGACAGCCTGAAGTTGGAGGAGACGTAAGAACCCTTCTCTTCATAACACTGGCTTTTATTGAAACCCTGACTATTTATGGTCTACTCATTGCATTCATGCTGGTAGGCAAAGCCTAA
- the glyA gene encoding serine hydroxymethyltransferase, which yields MDYIQEYVKPVDPEVAEAIEKEEARQNNKLELIASENFVSRAVMAAQGSVMTNKYAEGLPGARYYGGCEYVDIVEELARDRVKEIFGAEHANVQPHSGAQANTAVYFAALQPGQTIMGMNLNHGGHLTHGSKVNISGKYFNIVDYGVNRDTERIDYEELREIALKARPQMIVAGASAYPRILDFKKFREIADEAGALLFVDMAHIAGLVAAGLHPSPVPYADFVSSTTHKTLRGPRGGFILCRQEWANKIDKAVFPGIQGGPLMHVIAAKAVCFKEALTPEFKAYQQDIVNNAAILAKALMEQGLRVVSGGTDNHLMLVDVRPKGLNGRDAEAILESINITVNKNAIPFDPEKPTVTSGIRVGTPAVTSRALKGDDMRELARAITLVLDKHDSEEVKEEARRIVKALCDKYPLYT from the coding sequence ATGGATTATATTCAAGAGTATGTTAAGCCGGTTGACCCAGAAGTGGCGGAAGCCATTGAAAAGGAAGAGGCCAGGCAAAACAACAAATTGGAACTAATTGCTTCGGAAAACTTTGTATCCCGTGCTGTTATGGCTGCCCAGGGTTCGGTGATGACCAATAAATATGCCGAAGGTTTACCTGGGGCCAGGTATTATGGTGGTTGCGAATATGTGGACATAGTAGAAGAACTGGCCCGGGACAGGGTAAAAGAGATTTTCGGAGCTGAACATGCCAATGTGCAACCCCATTCCGGCGCCCAAGCTAATACAGCGGTATATTTTGCGGCGTTGCAGCCGGGACAAACCATCATGGGTATGAATCTAAATCATGGGGGACATCTTACTCACGGCAGTAAAGTGAATATATCCGGGAAGTATTTCAATATTGTGGACTATGGGGTTAACAGGGATACAGAGAGAATTGATTATGAAGAGTTACGAGAAATAGCGCTAAAAGCTCGTCCCCAAATGATTGTGGCCGGAGCCAGTGCTTACCCCCGGATTTTGGATTTTAAAAAGTTCCGGGAAATCGCTGATGAAGCCGGGGCTCTTCTTTTTGTTGATATGGCCCACATCGCTGGTCTGGTAGCTGCAGGCCTTCATCCCAGCCCGGTTCCCTATGCCGATTTTGTATCCTCTACCACTCACAAAACTTTGCGTGGACCCCGGGGAGGATTTATTTTATGCCGGCAAGAATGGGCCAACAAAATAGACAAAGCGGTTTTCCCCGGCATACAGGGAGGGCCTTTGATGCATGTAATAGCAGCCAAGGCCGTTTGCTTCAAAGAGGCTCTTACGCCGGAATTTAAAGCCTATCAGCAGGATATTGTTAACAATGCCGCTATATTGGCAAAGGCTTTGATGGAGCAGGGTTTACGTGTGGTATCAGGAGGAACGGACAATCACCTCATGTTAGTGGATGTCCGTCCCAAAGGACTTAATGGCCGGGATGCCGAAGCCATTCTGGAATCCATAAATATAACCGTAAACAAAAATGCTATCCCCTTTGATCCAGAGAAGCCGACTGTTACCAGTGGCATCCGGGTAGGAACTCCAGCGGTTACCAGCCGGGCGCTAAAAGGAGACGATATGAGGGAATTGGCCCGGGCTATAACCCTGGTACTGGACAAGCATGACAGCGAGGAAGTAAAGGAAGAAGCCCGGAGGATAGTAAAAGCTCTCTGTGATAAGTATCCACTGTATACCTAG
- a CDS encoding AtpZ/AtpI family protein encodes MAEKGSKNWVKGLSDAINLATTVAAAVALGYFAGKWLDGKFDTEPWLTLAGFMLGVATGIKAMWEKSFPIKKSIQDIKEKTSKRENE; translated from the coding sequence ATGGCGGAAAAAGGCAGCAAAAACTGGGTCAAAGGACTTAGTGATGCGATAAACCTGGCCACCACAGTTGCAGCAGCGGTAGCCCTGGGTTATTTTGCCGGCAAGTGGCTGGATGGAAAATTCGATACTGAGCCATGGTTGACTTTGGCTGGTTTTATGTTGGGAGTGGCTACAGGTATTAAGGCGATGTGGGAAAAGAGTTTTCCTATAAAGAAAAGCATCCAAGATATCAAAGAAAAAACCTCCAAACGAGAAAATGAGTAA
- a CDS encoding low molecular weight protein arginine phosphatase has product MKRILFACTGNTCRSPMAQALFSKILKEKQLQSDFEVLSAGIFAYPDCPASPEALEVLRQEEIDISHHLSLPLTDELLEDAHLILSMTISQRNYLQETFPHKKECIFSLAEFAGMGEIDIMDPIGRGREAYLDTLQQLKIILPQVLKEILQRRSAGGI; this is encoded by the coding sequence ATGAAAAGAATTCTCTTTGCCTGCACCGGTAATACCTGCAGGAGCCCAATGGCACAAGCTCTTTTCTCCAAAATTCTAAAAGAAAAGCAATTGCAATCTGATTTTGAAGTGCTTTCAGCCGGTATTTTTGCTTATCCGGATTGTCCGGCTTCTCCTGAAGCGCTAGAAGTTCTGCGTCAGGAAGAAATAGATATTTCCCACCATTTATCGCTTCCCCTCACTGATGAATTATTGGAAGATGCTCACTTGATTCTTTCTATGACCATAAGCCAGCGCAACTATTTACAGGAGACCTTCCCCCATAAAAAGGAATGTATCTTTTCTCTGGCTGAGTTTGCGGGGATGGGCGAAATTGATATTATGGATCCTATAGGAAGGGGACGGGAAGCTTACTTGGATACTTTACAGCAGCTAAAGATTATTTTACCGCAGGTTTTAAAGGAAATACTCCAACGAAGAAGTGCAGGGGGAATATGA
- the atpB gene encoding F0F1 ATP synthase subunit A — MIFGMWDSPLFYLGPIPVDHLIVTEWVIIAFIGIIAMTATKNMQMVPRGLQNAFEAIILWTYDFFTQLMDKESVAKKWAPLLTSFFLFILLSNYSGLIPGAARIEGFQPPTSNWNVTMTLALITFFSVHIAGFSEHGGHYLHHFVSPSWAMLPLNLVEEVAHPLSLTVRLFGNIFGEEMVIAYLLFMAPFIVPSAIMGLSLLLGAIQAIVFTILSASYIAAAAGEGH; from the coding sequence ATGATATTTGGTATGTGGGATAGTCCCTTGTTTTATCTTGGTCCCATTCCAGTTGATCATCTAATTGTTACAGAATGGGTTATAATAGCTTTCATCGGAATTATAGCTATGACCGCAACAAAAAACATGCAGATGGTTCCGAGGGGTTTACAAAATGCTTTTGAAGCCATTATATTGTGGACTTATGACTTCTTTACTCAGTTAATGGATAAAGAAAGTGTTGCCAAGAAATGGGCTCCGTTACTTACGTCGTTCTTCCTGTTTATCTTACTAAGCAACTACAGCGGACTCATTCCTGGAGCAGCCCGCATTGAAGGCTTTCAGCCTCCCACCAGTAACTGGAACGTTACCATGACCTTAGCTTTAATTACATTCTTTTCGGTTCATATCGCCGGATTCTCCGAGCACGGAGGACATTATCTGCACCATTTTGTAAGCCCGAGCTGGGCGATGTTACCTTTGAACCTGGTCGAAGAGGTGGCGCACCCGTTGTCCCTCACCGTTCGTCTATTCGGTAACATATTTGGTGAAGAAATGGTTATTGCATATCTGTTGTTTATGGCACCATTTATTGTGCCATCTGCGATAATGGGCCTGAGTTTGCTCTTGGGTGCTATCCAGGCCATAGTGTTTACAATACTATCGGCTAGCTATATAGCGGCCGCTGCTGGAGAGGGTCATTAA
- a CDS encoding deoxycytidylate deaminase: protein MFGERPDWDEYFLQLADLVATRSTCLRRQVGAVLVKNERIISTGYNGAPRGLEHCLDIGCLREEQGIPSGHRYELCRGVHAEQNALINAAYYGISTAEAVIYCTNQPCIICARMIINAGIIRIVHRGNFDDDLAIKFLKEAGIELVLIPRQANHSR from the coding sequence ATGTTTGGTGAGAGGCCCGATTGGGATGAATATTTTTTGCAATTGGCTGATTTGGTAGCAACACGCTCCACTTGCCTGAGAAGGCAGGTAGGGGCTGTGCTGGTAAAGAATGAGCGCATTATTTCCACCGGCTACAACGGAGCTCCGCGTGGACTAGAGCATTGCCTGGATATAGGCTGTTTACGTGAGGAACAAGGTATTCCCTCGGGGCATCGCTATGAATTATGCCGGGGGGTACACGCTGAACAAAATGCTTTAATTAATGCCGCTTATTATGGAATAAGCACCGCGGAAGCTGTAATCTATTGCACCAATCAGCCCTGTATTATTTGTGCCCGAATGATAATAAATGCTGGTATAATAAGAATTGTGCACCGGGGTAATTTTGATGATGATTTGGCCATAAAATTTTTAAAGGAAGCAGGCATAGAGCTGGTACTCATACCCCGGCAAGCTAACCATAGCAGATAA